CGAGCTGGAGGAAGAGCATACCCGCCAGAATGTTGAACAGGTCACGAACGCATTAGCAGGAGAAATTTCTCATATAGATACTATAACGTTCGATTGGGCCGCATGGGACGACACCTACGCCTTCATCGAGGATCGCAATGAAGAGTATATCGCGTCGAATCTTATTGACGGAACATTCGCCGATTTAGAGCTCAAC
The sequence above is drawn from the Methanomicrobia archaeon genome and encodes:
- a CDS encoding histidine kinase, producing the protein MTLQKKVLITIGAAIVFMVVVLFAISQIFILSSFIELEEEHTRQNVEQVTNALAGEISHIDTITFDWAAWDDTYAFIEDRNEEYIASNLIDGTFADLELN